The following proteins are encoded in a genomic region of Labeo rohita strain BAU-BD-2019 chromosome 5, IGBB_LRoh.1.0, whole genome shotgun sequence:
- the ankrd34bb gene encoding ankyrin repeat domain 34Bb, which translates to MMEDSTEVRTDGNSLLKAVYLCRLRLTRLLLEGGAYINESNERGETPLMVACKSHHADAQSVPKPKIIRYLLENGADPNIQDKSGKTALMHACIERAGDEVLSLLLSSGADPSLEDHTGSSALVYAVNAGDKDALRVLLDACKAKGKEVIIITTDKLPSGRQMTKQYLNVPPPPNLEDRLHCAPASCMCPSEIKLCAPLITPPTNNQSETLGSTPTLPTSKPGSPTQDSSPLQAASVAKLLHLQRLHSEPWLKIPPSLLLQQSKSSSLTEELVDITPEEELSFGYNGCRPPLRAPVARHQSIDVKDSSGLLRAFEISSDAERELTKEQKWLSRKMSYDGELLPHSSSHQNLKQASISDAAPVDRDPDCLPNLAVSSLRNVFRRRNIGMDHYSSDSQLPQFGSQPSEDLGKTGGGGTGGTEKRKLVTSRSSTLSGSRESLESLVQRRSPAMLERRGSGALLLDHISQTRPGYLPPLNPHAPIPDIKVNTSVGKPVGGTTPVVSGSRHFVPCAPSHPRDHKNKKSLLRRHSMQTEQIKQLVNFEEIFGQ; encoded by the exons ATGATGGAGGACTCAACAGAGGTGCGGACAGACGGAAACTCTTTGCTTAAAGCAGTATATCTGTGCCGCCTGAGGTTGACGCGTCTGCTGCTGGAAGGAGGGGCTTACATTAATGAGAGCAATGAGAGAGGAGAAACTCCACTGATGGTGGCCTGCAAAAGCCACCATGCCGATGCTCAGAGCGTGCCAAAACCCAAAATCATCAG GTATCTTCTTGAAAATGGTGCGGATCCCAACATTCAGGACAAGTCTGGTAAGACCGCCCTAATGCATGCCTGCATCGAGCGGGCTGGTGATGAGGTGCTGTCGCTTCTGCTCTCCAGTGGAGCTGACCCTAGTTTGGAGGACCACACTGGTTCCTCCGCTCTGGTCTATGCAGTTAATGCTGGAGACAAGGATGCACTGAGAGTACTACTGGATGCCTGCAAGGCCAAAGGCAAAGAAGTCATCATCATAACAACAGACAAACTACCCTCTGGAAGACAAATGACAAAGCAGTATCTGAACGTACCACCTCCTCCAAATCTTGAGGACCGGTTGCACTGTGCCCCTGCGTCATGCATGTGCCCTTCTGAAATTAAACTCTGTGCTCCTCTTATCACACCGCCCACCAATAACCAATCCGAGACCCTGGGATCCACTCCAACACTGCCCACATCCAAGCCAGGATCACCAACTCAAGATTCAAGCCCTCTTCAAGCAGCTAGTGTGGCGAAACTGTTGCATCTACAGAGGCTTCACTCAGAGCCCTGGCTGAAGATCCCTCCATCTCTGCTTCTACAACAAAGCAAGTCCTCATCCTTGACCGAGGAGCTTGTAGATATCACCCCTGAAGAAGAGCTCTCGTTTGGGTACAATGGTTGTAGACCTCCACTGAGAGCTCCAGTAGCTCGGCACCAAAGCATTGACGTCAAGGACTCTTCTGGTCTGCTTAGAGCCTTTGAGATCTCATCTGATGCTGAAAGAGAACTAACAAAAGAACAGAAATGGCTCAGTAGAAAAATGTCGTATGATGGTGAGCTACTCCCACACTCCTCCTCGCATCAGAACCTCAAACAGGCATCCATCTCAGATGCTGCCCCTGTAGACCGGGACCCAGACTGTCTTCCCAACCTGGCTGTCTCAAGCCTGCGCAATGTGTTTCGCCGGCGCAACATTGGAATGGACCACTATAGTTCTGACTCTCAGTTGCCTCAATTTGGGAGCCAACCCTCTGAAGATCTTGGGAAGACTGGAGGAGGAGGAACTGGGGGGACAGAGAAACGCAAGCTTGTTACCAGTCGCTCCTCCACTCTCTCCGGATCCAGAGAGTCTCTGGAGAGTCTCGTCCAGAGGAGGAGCCCAGCCATGCTGGAGCGGAGGGGATCCGGAGCCTTGCTCCTAGACCACATTTCACAGACCCGGCCTGGTTATCTGCCACCTCTCAATCCGCATGCACCCATTCCAGATATCAAAGTCAATACCAGTGTTGGCAAGCCTGTGGGAGGAACTACACCTGTTGTTTCTGGATCAAGGCATTTTGTGCCATGTGCCCCGAGCCATCCCAGAGATCACAAGAATAAGAAGAGTCTGCTAAGACGACACTCCATGCAAACCGAGCAGATCAAGCAGCTGGTCAATTTTGAGGAGATTTTTGGTCAGTAA